The following proteins are co-located in the Rhodococcus opacus B4 genome:
- a CDS encoding GNAT family N-acetyltransferase, translating to MSERTDPVQTVFVEQSDPLAAPLLEELATEYSTRYGRSRDQMYEDLSTYPAEEFAAPGGALLVVVEGGTSVAGGAFRRYDDTTAELKRIWTSSAHRRRGLGRIVLRELEAEIVRAGYSRVFLTTGPRQPEAVALYLAAGYTALFDRSLPPQDVGVHGFEKCLHTAALPSDCAAKEYESV from the coding sequence GTGAGCGAGAGGACCGATCCCGTGCAGACCGTGTTCGTCGAACAGAGCGATCCACTGGCCGCGCCGCTGCTCGAAGAACTGGCGACCGAATACAGCACTCGGTACGGGCGCTCGCGTGACCAGATGTACGAGGACCTCAGCACGTATCCGGCGGAGGAGTTCGCCGCGCCGGGTGGCGCGTTGCTCGTCGTCGTCGAGGGCGGGACATCGGTGGCGGGCGGAGCCTTCCGCCGCTACGACGACACGACGGCCGAACTCAAACGGATCTGGACCTCGTCGGCGCACCGCCGCCGCGGCCTCGGACGAATCGTCCTGCGGGAGCTCGAGGCCGAGATCGTCCGGGCCGGCTATTCCCGTGTCTTCCTCACCACGGGCCCGCGGCAGCCCGAGGCGGTGGCCCTGTACCTGGCCGCGGGATACACGGCGCTGTTCGACCGCTCCCTCCCTCCGCAGGACGTTGGGGTCCACGGATTCGAGAAGTGTCTGCACACCGCCGCTCTGCCTTCCGACTGTGCCGCAAAGGAGTACGAGTCCGTATGA
- a CDS encoding putative leader peptide gives MLTEGFVSAWGRLHVDLCRLSTSICHS, from the coding sequence ATGTTGACCGAAGGTTTCGTGAGCGCCTGGGGGCGCCTGCACGTCGATCTCTGCCGGCTGTCCACCTCGATCTGTCACAGCTGA
- a CDS encoding ABC transporter substrate-binding protein: protein MLLSSPHRGARIAAGIGAAAVLATALTACGGGSSSSSADAGPAQPGGTLRYGLSQAPTCADPAQSGTNQTIYVARQVVDSLTDQDPETGELKPWLAESWDTDADASSFTFHLKEGVTFSDGTPFTAESVKKNLDAIVNTLTGAKAALGASYLTGYKGTTVIDPQTAQVDFAAPNAQFLQASSTPQLGILSDSSVAKSAEERCAGNISGTGPFTYADYQQDKSVTLAKRAGYDWGSDVFGHDGEAYLDTIEFSVVPESGVRTGSLSSGQLDAISDALPQDAPQIEGAGGQVLTTSNPGTPFGFQPNVTRGPLVDPVVRSALVPAINRQELVDTVLGPNFKPATSTLASRTPGYVALPDVTFDPEKAKSILDQAGWVPGADGIREKGGQKLSFPVLFSSVFAGNQAILELVQQQLKEVGVDLQLNLVSTPEATARQNAKDFDATYYNSTRADGDILRTQFGLEGRNLNSRGPIPALDDVLAKQLATTDPAARSALVADAQKQVLDNGLWIPTVELSQAIGAGPNVQDLKFEASARLQFFDAWISGR, encoded by the coding sequence GTGCTTTTGTCCTCGCCCCACCGCGGTGCCCGCATCGCAGCAGGTATCGGCGCCGCCGCCGTGCTGGCCACGGCGCTCACCGCCTGCGGTGGCGGTTCCAGCAGTTCCTCCGCGGATGCGGGCCCCGCACAGCCGGGCGGCACACTCCGCTACGGCCTCTCCCAGGCACCCACGTGCGCCGACCCCGCGCAGTCGGGCACGAATCAGACGATCTACGTGGCTCGTCAGGTGGTGGACTCGCTCACCGACCAAGACCCGGAGACGGGCGAACTGAAGCCGTGGCTCGCCGAGAGCTGGGACACCGACGCCGACGCATCCTCCTTCACGTTCCACCTGAAGGAAGGGGTGACGTTCAGTGACGGAACACCTTTCACTGCGGAATCGGTGAAGAAGAACCTCGACGCCATCGTGAACACCCTCACCGGAGCCAAGGCCGCACTGGGTGCCAGCTACCTCACCGGATACAAGGGCACCACCGTGATCGACCCGCAGACCGCGCAGGTCGACTTCGCCGCACCCAACGCGCAGTTCCTCCAGGCGTCGTCCACCCCGCAGCTCGGCATCCTGTCCGACAGTTCCGTCGCGAAGTCCGCCGAAGAGCGGTGCGCCGGCAACATCTCGGGCACCGGGCCGTTCACGTACGCCGACTACCAGCAGGACAAGTCGGTGACCCTCGCCAAGCGCGCCGGATACGACTGGGGTTCGGACGTGTTCGGCCACGACGGCGAGGCCTACCTCGACACCATCGAGTTCAGTGTCGTGCCCGAATCCGGTGTCCGCACGGGCAGCCTGTCCTCGGGACAGCTGGATGCGATCAGTGACGCGTTGCCGCAGGATGCCCCGCAGATCGAAGGCGCGGGCGGGCAGGTGCTCACCACGTCGAACCCCGGGACGCCGTTCGGTTTCCAGCCCAACGTGACCCGCGGACCGCTCGTCGATCCGGTCGTGCGCAGTGCGCTGGTCCCGGCGATCAACCGGCAGGAACTGGTCGACACCGTGCTCGGGCCCAACTTCAAGCCCGCCACCAGCACGCTGGCCAGCCGCACCCCCGGCTACGTGGCGCTGCCGGACGTGACATTCGACCCGGAGAAGGCGAAGTCGATCCTGGACCAGGCGGGCTGGGTTCCCGGTGCCGACGGCATCCGGGAGAAGGGCGGTCAGAAGCTGAGCTTCCCCGTTCTGTTCAGCTCCGTGTTCGCCGGCAACCAGGCCATCCTCGAACTGGTGCAGCAGCAGCTCAAAGAGGTGGGAGTGGATCTGCAGCTGAATCTCGTGTCCACCCCGGAGGCCACCGCTCGCCAGAATGCCAAGGACTTCGACGCCACCTACTACAACAGCACCCGCGCCGACGGTGACATCCTCCGCACCCAGTTCGGACTCGAGGGCCGCAACCTGAACAGCCGCGGTCCGATTCCCGCGCTCGACGACGTGCTGGCGAAGCAGCTCGCCACCACCGATCCCGCCGCGCGGAGCGCGCTCGTCGCCGACGCCCAGAAGCAGGTGCTCGACAACGGCCTGTGGATTCCCACGGTGGAGTTGTCGCAGGCGATCGGCGCCGGCCCGAACGTGCAGGACCTGAAGTTCGAGGCCTCGGCCCGGCTCCAGTTCTTCGATGCCTGGATCAGCGGACGCTGA
- a CDS encoding ABC transporter permease, protein MSDILTRELIDEAEGFGTPPVEPPPVIASESDSRGRRVVTWLRRNLVLVASAAVLLVAVGFAVAPSVFASGDPLVGVPAQKLQAPSAAHWFGTDNIGRDVYTRVVHGAGLSLTATLLAVGIALVVGSLIGLLSGAVGGALDAFLMRVVDVLLSIPALLLSLALVTALGFGTVNVAIAVGVSLIANFARVMRSEVLRVRRSLYVEAAFASGVRRHTVLRRHVLRNSYAPVVALAAVEFGMAVLAVSSLSFLGFGAVPPTPEWGSLISEGRNYLATAWWMTTLPGLVIVAVVLSAHRLGHALEQREVR, encoded by the coding sequence ATGTCTGACATCCTCACCAGGGAACTGATCGACGAGGCCGAGGGTTTCGGCACTCCGCCGGTCGAACCGCCGCCCGTGATCGCGTCCGAGTCGGACAGCCGCGGACGCCGCGTGGTGACGTGGTTGCGTCGCAATCTCGTGCTCGTGGCCTCGGCCGCGGTGCTCCTCGTCGCGGTCGGATTCGCGGTGGCGCCGTCGGTGTTCGCGAGCGGCGACCCGCTGGTCGGGGTGCCCGCCCAGAAACTGCAGGCGCCGAGCGCCGCGCACTGGTTCGGCACCGACAACATCGGCCGCGACGTGTATACCCGCGTGGTCCACGGCGCCGGATTGTCGCTGACCGCAACGTTGTTGGCCGTGGGCATCGCACTGGTCGTCGGCTCGCTGATCGGCCTGCTGTCCGGTGCCGTCGGAGGTGCGCTGGACGCCTTCCTGATGCGCGTCGTCGACGTCCTCCTGTCGATCCCGGCGCTGCTGCTCTCGCTCGCACTGGTGACCGCACTGGGATTCGGCACGGTCAACGTCGCGATCGCGGTGGGAGTGTCGCTGATCGCGAACTTCGCCCGCGTGATGCGGTCGGAGGTGCTGCGGGTGCGGCGGTCGCTGTACGTCGAGGCCGCGTTCGCGTCGGGCGTCCGGCGGCACACGGTGCTGCGCCGCCACGTGCTGCGGAACTCGTACGCGCCGGTCGTCGCCCTGGCTGCCGTCGAGTTCGGCATGGCGGTCCTCGCGGTGTCTTCGCTGAGCTTCCTCGGATTCGGCGCGGTGCCGCCCACCCCGGAATGGGGGTCGCTGATCTCCGAGGGACGGAACTACCTCGCCACCGCGTGGTGGATGACAACCCTGCCCGGACTGGTGATCGTCGCCGTCGTGCTGTCGGCGCACCGGCTCGGGCATGCCTTGGAACAGAGGGAAGTGCGATGA
- a CDS encoding putative leader peptide produces the protein MNYLARPAWRRRHIDLCRTTSCHC, from the coding sequence ATGAACTACCTCGCGCGCCCTGCGTGGCGCAGACGGCACATCGACCTGTGCCGGACCACCTCCTGCCACTGTTGA
- a CDS encoding amino acid ABC transporter permease, whose protein sequence is MSAPVRARSAAPLDSAPSGDRDRPGDAALEVARRWHPWRWVVSAAVLVLLAQFVHGLATNPGWDWATFAKYFTAGSVLQALWMTVKLTLWGTVLGFALGVVLAVSRLSHNPVLQVIAWVYIWAFRSIPLIVQLLFWFNITYLYQTLSLGIPFGPAFFTFEVNGVISGFTAAVIGLALHQAAYSAEIIRSGIISVDHGQIEAAQSLGIPRRRQFFKIVLPQAMRGILPNAANEVISLFKGTSIVSTMAIAELFYQVQVIFGRNGRVVPLLMVATIWYIILTTLLSIGQYYVERHYARGSARALPPTPWQKLTRKFAEIRDAGVSVPRGATK, encoded by the coding sequence GTGAGCGCCCCCGTCCGGGCGCGTTCGGCCGCGCCCCTCGATTCCGCACCCTCCGGCGACCGCGACCGGCCCGGCGACGCCGCGCTGGAGGTCGCGCGACGGTGGCACCCGTGGCGGTGGGTGGTCAGCGCCGCCGTACTGGTGCTGCTCGCCCAGTTCGTCCACGGCCTCGCCACCAACCCGGGGTGGGACTGGGCGACGTTCGCCAAGTACTTCACCGCCGGCTCGGTGCTGCAGGCCCTGTGGATGACGGTGAAGCTTACCCTGTGGGGGACCGTCCTCGGATTCGCGCTCGGGGTGGTGCTGGCGGTCAGCCGTCTGTCGCACAACCCGGTGCTGCAGGTGATCGCCTGGGTGTACATCTGGGCGTTCCGGTCGATCCCGCTGATCGTGCAACTCCTGTTCTGGTTCAACATCACGTACCTGTATCAGACTCTCTCGCTGGGTATTCCGTTCGGACCCGCCTTCTTCACGTTCGAGGTCAACGGCGTCATCAGCGGCTTCACCGCCGCCGTCATCGGTCTGGCCCTGCACCAGGCCGCGTACTCCGCGGAGATCATCCGCTCCGGCATCATCTCGGTCGACCACGGGCAGATCGAGGCCGCGCAGTCGCTGGGCATTCCGCGCCGTCGCCAGTTCTTCAAGATCGTTCTGCCCCAGGCGATGCGCGGGATCCTGCCGAACGCCGCGAACGAGGTGATCAGCCTGTTCAAGGGCACGTCGATCGTGTCGACGATGGCGATCGCGGAACTGTTTTACCAGGTTCAGGTGATCTTCGGCCGCAACGGTCGCGTCGTGCCCCTGCTGATGGTCGCGACGATCTGGTACATCATCCTGACCACGCTGTTGTCGATCGGCCAGTACTACGTCGAGCGGCACTACGCGCGTGGATCGGCTCGGGCACTGCCGCCGACTCCGTGGCAGAAGCTCACCCGGAAGTTCGCCGAGATCCGTGACGCCGGTGTCTCCGTACCGAGAGGTGCCACGAAATGA
- a CDS encoding NtaA/DmoA family FMN-dependent monooxygenase (This protein belongs to a clade of FMN-dependent monooxygenases, within a broader family of flavin-dependent oxidoreductases, the luciferase-like monooxygenase (LMM) family, some of whose members use coenzyme F420 rather than FMN.) has product MTDNSYARPGAQVHLGVFFQGVNHTTIWSDPSSGSQIDFETFRRVALTAERGLFDAFFLGEGLRLREQEGKILDLDIVGRPDAITQLAALAGITRHIGLVATQNTTYNEPADLARRLSGLDLLSGGRAGWNAVTTDNAWTGENFRRGGFLDHADRYERAGQFLDTARAIWDAWADGAVATRTDAPSWATPDGVREVSRRTSQFDVTITPTLPRSGQGHPVIFQAGDSPAGRDFAAAHTDVIFSRHGTHFDAALAFAEDIRARVRRAGRPEDDVKILPGTQIVLAENASEVEEKVRWVLEGQYTGQTALSLVGQVWGRDLSDRDPDGPLPEFDPVPAPISVTRGAARDGKDPLAIAREWRALAEAQNLSLRQVAIATTQRSGFAGTPGQVADELTRWVRSGATDGFNISPYLVPTGLDEIVDLLVPELQERGSYRTEYEGSTLREHLGLRPALSRREVESRQAVG; this is encoded by the coding sequence ATGACCGACAACTCGTACGCCCGACCCGGCGCCCAGGTGCACCTCGGTGTCTTCTTCCAGGGCGTCAACCACACGACGATCTGGTCGGATCCGTCGAGCGGATCGCAGATCGACTTCGAGACGTTCCGGCGGGTGGCACTGACCGCCGAGCGCGGCCTGTTCGACGCCTTCTTCCTCGGTGAGGGCCTGCGCCTGCGGGAACAGGAGGGCAAGATTCTCGATCTCGACATCGTGGGCCGCCCGGACGCGATCACCCAGCTCGCGGCGCTCGCCGGCATCACCCGGCACATCGGGTTGGTGGCCACCCAGAACACCACCTACAACGAGCCCGCCGACCTCGCCAGGCGGCTGTCCGGGCTGGACCTGCTGTCCGGTGGCCGTGCCGGCTGGAACGCGGTCACCACGGACAATGCCTGGACCGGTGAGAACTTCCGGCGCGGCGGCTTCCTCGATCACGCGGACAGGTACGAGCGGGCCGGGCAGTTCCTCGACACCGCCCGGGCGATCTGGGATGCGTGGGCCGACGGCGCGGTCGCGACGAGGACCGACGCGCCGTCGTGGGCAACCCCGGACGGGGTGCGGGAGGTGTCCCGGCGCACGTCGCAGTTCGACGTCACGATCACCCCCACGCTGCCGCGCAGCGGCCAGGGACACCCCGTCATCTTCCAGGCCGGTGACTCACCGGCGGGCCGGGACTTCGCGGCCGCGCACACCGACGTGATCTTCTCCCGGCACGGAACGCATTTCGACGCGGCGCTCGCCTTCGCCGAGGACATCAGGGCGAGAGTGCGTCGTGCGGGGCGCCCCGAGGACGACGTCAAGATTCTGCCGGGCACGCAGATCGTGCTCGCGGAGAACGCGTCCGAGGTGGAGGAGAAGGTGCGCTGGGTTCTCGAGGGCCAGTACACCGGGCAGACGGCGTTGTCTCTGGTCGGTCAGGTGTGGGGCCGCGATCTGTCCGATCGCGACCCGGACGGTCCACTGCCCGAATTCGATCCGGTGCCCGCGCCGATCTCCGTCACCCGCGGGGCGGCGCGTGACGGAAAGGATCCGCTCGCCATCGCCAGGGAATGGCGGGCACTGGCGGAGGCGCAGAACCTGTCGCTGCGTCAGGTGGCGATCGCGACCACCCAGCGCTCCGGTTTCGCGGGCACCCCCGGGCAGGTCGCCGACGAACTCACCCGGTGGGTTCGCAGTGGGGCGACGGACGGATTCAACATCTCGCCGTATCTGGTGCCCACCGGACTCGACGAGATCGTCGACCTGCTGGTGCCCGAATTGCAGGAGCGAGGTTCGTACCGAACGGAATACGAAGGCTCCACACTGCGTGAGCACCTCGGGCTCCGGCCCGCCCTGTCGCGGCGGGAGGTCGAGTCCCGGCAGGCGGTCGGGTAG
- a CDS encoding LLM class flavin-dependent oxidoreductase: protein MSLVLGIELDGEGAHPEAWRRAAHTPDRLLTGRTVADRVAAAENAGFTFASFDDSLLPPGAGGGPVGRIDAVNRAAFVAATTSTIGLVPVVGTTYAEPFHTSSQLATLDYASRGRGGWIAARDTDPRVASALGRAEVTAPADLAQEERDAITVVRDLWDSWEDDAVIRDYATGRFLDRDRVHYLDFQGETYSVKGPAIVPRPPQGQLVVFGRAGDTDPSLVDVVLVSGPTVEDTVEAAVRAKAGGAVLVFAELDVALGASTPAQPSGRVSFAGGATGLVDLLRTLDAHVDGVRLHPAVVDEDLPVLARFVVPALLRAGIAHRPVPGSTLRGTLGLDRPVTRFQAERLEHSSR, encoded by the coding sequence ATGAGCCTGGTTCTGGGCATCGAACTCGACGGCGAGGGTGCGCATCCCGAAGCCTGGCGCCGAGCCGCGCACACACCCGACCGGTTGCTGACCGGGCGAACGGTGGCGGACCGGGTCGCGGCGGCCGAGAACGCGGGTTTCACGTTCGCCTCCTTCGATGATTCGCTCCTGCCTCCCGGCGCCGGCGGGGGACCCGTCGGCAGGATCGACGCGGTGAACCGCGCGGCGTTCGTCGCCGCGACCACCAGCACGATCGGACTCGTACCGGTCGTCGGCACCACGTATGCCGAGCCGTTTCACACGTCCTCCCAGCTCGCGACGCTCGACTACGCGTCGCGCGGTCGCGGTGGCTGGATCGCAGCACGCGACACCGACCCGCGGGTCGCGAGCGCACTGGGCCGGGCGGAGGTCACCGCACCCGCCGATCTCGCGCAGGAGGAACGGGACGCGATCACCGTGGTCCGGGATCTGTGGGATTCGTGGGAGGACGACGCGGTGATCCGCGACTACGCGACCGGACGTTTCCTCGACCGCGACCGAGTGCACTACCTCGACTTCCAGGGCGAGACCTACTCGGTGAAGGGTCCGGCGATCGTGCCGCGACCACCGCAGGGGCAACTGGTGGTGTTCGGCCGCGCGGGGGACACCGATCCGTCGCTGGTCGACGTGGTGCTGGTGTCCGGACCGACCGTCGAGGACACCGTCGAGGCCGCCGTGCGCGCAAAGGCCGGCGGGGCGGTGCTGGTGTTCGCGGAACTGGACGTCGCGCTGGGCGCGTCGACGCCTGCCCAGCCGAGCGGACGGGTGTCGTTCGCCGGCGGTGCCACCGGGCTGGTGGACCTGTTGCGGACCCTGGATGCGCACGTCGACGGCGTGCGCCTGCATCCCGCCGTCGTCGACGAGGATCTTCCGGTGCTGGCCCGGTTCGTGGTTCCGGCGCTTCTCCGTGCCGGCATCGCCCACCGTCCCGTTCCCGGTTCGACCCTGCGCGGCACGCTGGGCCTCGACCGTCCCGTCACCCGATTCCAGGCCGAGCGCCTCGAACACTCTTCTCGCTGA
- a CDS encoding ABC transporter substrate-binding protein — protein MSTARFRTKILASALTTVALLAAACGGGDVEDEGSGPTSAAGYNLTADQNRITTDEVESIAAKVPQQIRDRGTLIVTGSAGSAPPLRFYADDDKTLIGSETDFAYLIGDVLGLKVDLQAADWAQNFVRIDSGEADAFISNVTVTEERKEKYDFSTYRLDTVAFETKKDSGIQIEGPKDVAGLKIAVSSGTNQEALLVKWSEQNVAAGLEPTDITYYQNATDYYLPLASGRIDAYFGPNPSSSFHVAQAGETEIAGTFSGAGDALQGEIAVLTKKDNGLVTAVNEAINHVIENGTYAQVLDRWNIANEAVNTSVVNPPGLPKTS, from the coding sequence ATGTCCACCGCACGGTTCCGTACGAAGATTCTGGCCTCGGCCCTCACCACCGTCGCGCTGCTCGCCGCCGCGTGCGGGGGCGGCGACGTCGAGGACGAGGGATCGGGGCCGACCTCGGCCGCCGGTTACAACCTCACCGCAGACCAGAACCGCATCACCACCGACGAGGTCGAGTCGATCGCCGCGAAGGTTCCCCAGCAGATCCGCGACCGCGGCACGCTCATCGTGACGGGCAGCGCCGGTTCCGCCCCGCCCCTGCGCTTCTACGCCGACGACGACAAGACGCTCATCGGCTCGGAGACCGACTTCGCGTACCTGATCGGCGACGTTCTCGGGTTGAAGGTCGATCTCCAGGCCGCGGACTGGGCGCAGAACTTCGTCCGCATCGATTCGGGGGAGGCCGACGCGTTCATTTCCAACGTCACCGTCACCGAGGAGCGGAAGGAGAAGTACGACTTCTCGACGTACCGCCTCGACACTGTCGCGTTCGAGACGAAGAAGGACAGCGGCATCCAGATCGAGGGCCCGAAGGATGTCGCGGGGCTGAAGATCGCGGTCTCCTCCGGCACCAACCAGGAAGCGCTGCTGGTGAAGTGGAGTGAGCAGAACGTCGCGGCCGGCCTCGAACCCACCGACATCACCTACTACCAGAACGCCACCGACTACTACCTGCCTCTCGCGTCGGGGCGGATCGACGCCTACTTCGGCCCCAACCCGTCGTCGTCGTTCCACGTGGCGCAGGCCGGGGAGACCGAGATCGCCGGAACGTTCTCCGGAGCGGGCGACGCACTCCAGGGTGAGATCGCCGTGCTCACGAAGAAGGACAACGGGCTGGTGACCGCCGTCAACGAGGCCATCAACCACGTCATCGAGAACGGTACGTACGCACAGGTTCTCGACCGCTGGAACATTGCGAACGAGGCCGTGAACACGTCGGTCGTCAACCCGCCCGGGCTCCCGAAGACCAGCTGA
- a CDS encoding ABC transporter permease, whose protein sequence is MIRYLGLRVLQAIAVLCATFTVSFAVLFLLPSDPVSIAVDSASTGTTVDAAAVAELQARYGLDQPVWVQYWNSLSHAVRGDFGYSIATGQSVTEAIGNAVPSTLALASAALLLAVVFGAAVAFLATYTRVHWVRNLLFSLPPLGVAVPTFWVGLILLQLFSFRLKAFPAFGDQGIATLVLPAVTLALPTGAVIAQVLAASLQTTWRQPFIEAARAKGASRWQIQTRHALRLSSIPAFTIAGVLVGNLLAGSVVVETVFSRAGVGRLTQTSVMAQDIPVVQGIVVLSSVVYVLVNLAVDLLYPLIDPRIVEGRRSSDRSGGADVEEKVHV, encoded by the coding sequence ATGATTCGCTACCTCGGACTCCGCGTGCTGCAGGCGATCGCCGTCCTGTGTGCGACGTTCACCGTGTCGTTCGCCGTGCTGTTCCTCCTGCCGTCCGATCCGGTGAGCATCGCCGTCGACTCGGCGTCCACCGGGACGACGGTCGACGCGGCCGCCGTCGCGGAACTGCAGGCGCGGTACGGACTCGACCAGCCGGTGTGGGTGCAGTACTGGAATTCGCTGAGCCACGCCGTCCGCGGTGACTTCGGGTACTCGATCGCCACCGGGCAGTCGGTGACCGAGGCGATCGGGAACGCGGTCCCCAGCACGCTCGCGCTGGCGTCCGCGGCGCTGCTTCTCGCGGTGGTGTTCGGGGCAGCGGTCGCGTTCCTCGCCACCTACACCAGGGTCCACTGGGTGCGGAATCTGCTGTTCTCGCTGCCTCCGCTCGGTGTCGCGGTGCCGACGTTCTGGGTGGGTCTGATTCTGCTGCAGCTGTTCTCGTTCCGGCTGAAGGCCTTTCCGGCGTTCGGCGACCAGGGGATCGCGACGCTCGTGCTCCCCGCGGTGACGCTCGCGCTGCCGACCGGCGCGGTGATCGCCCAGGTGCTGGCGGCGAGTCTGCAGACCACGTGGCGGCAGCCGTTCATCGAAGCCGCGCGGGCGAAGGGCGCGTCCCGCTGGCAGATCCAGACGCGGCACGCGCTGCGCCTGTCGAGCATTCCCGCCTTCACCATCGCCGGTGTGCTCGTGGGCAATCTGCTGGCGGGATCGGTCGTCGTCGAGACGGTGTTCTCCCGCGCCGGGGTGGGGCGGCTCACCCAGACGTCCGTGATGGCGCAGGACATTCCGGTGGTCCAGGGAATCGTGGTGCTGAGCTCCGTCGTCTACGTACTCGTCAATCTCGCCGTCGATCTGCTCTACCCGCTGATCGATCCCCGGATCGTCGAGGGCAGGCGCAGTTCGGACCGCAGCGGCGGCGCGGATGTGGAGGAGAAGGTTCATGTCTGA
- a CDS encoding LLM class flavin-dependent oxidoreductase has product MKFLLMSLITHQPDPVTGEKIGTAARLREVVESAVLAEQLGYDGFAVGERHEHPFLSSSPPVVLSAIAARTTTLQLWTAVTTLSLLDPVRAFEDYSTLDNLSGGRLQLIIGKGNGTAQAQLFHVTPDDQWDRNREGYELFRKLWESEDVTWEGTFRPSLEHAVALPRPLQRRIRIWHGSATSKESVDLAARYGDPIFSANVTYPIDSYAELVRHYRERWTHYGHDPADALVGAGTAGFYVTPNSQDGLDVWRPIHAARLDFARRAGLPVVFETVEDFVERSSALIGSPQQVIDKVQRYHEQFGHEVIHLSADRVGTDKQHRESLELFQAEVAPALRETIPSRPLAAGTEEEDA; this is encoded by the coding sequence ATGAAGTTTCTGCTGATGAGCCTGATCACGCACCAACCGGATCCGGTGACCGGGGAGAAGATCGGCACCGCGGCCAGGCTGCGGGAGGTCGTGGAGTCCGCCGTGCTCGCCGAGCAACTGGGGTACGACGGTTTCGCGGTGGGCGAGCGCCACGAACATCCGTTCCTGTCCTCGTCGCCGCCCGTGGTGCTCAGTGCCATCGCGGCGCGGACCACGACTCTGCAGTTGTGGACCGCGGTGACCACGCTGAGTCTGCTCGACCCGGTCCGTGCGTTCGAGGACTACTCGACGCTCGACAACCTGTCGGGCGGCCGGCTGCAGCTCATCATCGGCAAGGGAAACGGCACCGCGCAGGCGCAGCTGTTCCACGTCACGCCGGACGACCAGTGGGACCGCAACCGTGAAGGGTACGAGCTGTTCCGGAAGCTGTGGGAGAGCGAGGACGTCACCTGGGAAGGCACGTTCCGCCCGTCGCTCGAGCACGCCGTCGCCCTGCCCCGCCCGCTGCAGCGGCGAATCCGGATCTGGCACGGCAGCGCGACGAGCAAGGAGTCGGTGGATCTCGCGGCCCGCTACGGTGATCCGATCTTCTCCGCGAACGTGACATATCCCATCGACTCCTACGCCGAACTCGTCCGGCACTACCGCGAACGGTGGACGCACTACGGTCACGATCCCGCCGACGCCCTCGTCGGCGCCGGAACCGCCGGGTTCTACGTGACTCCGAACTCGCAGGACGGGCTCGACGTGTGGCGTCCCATTCACGCCGCTCGCCTCGACTTCGCCCGCAGGGCAGGACTTCCGGTGGTGTTCGAGACCGTCGAGGACTTCGTCGAACGCAGTTCCGCACTGATCGGCAGCCCGCAGCAGGTGATCGACAAGGTGCAGCGCTACCACGAGCAGTTCGGCCACGAGGTGATCCACCTGAGCGCCGACCGCGTCGGCACCGACAAGCAGCACCGCGAGAGCCTGGAACTGTTCCAGGCCGAGGTGGCACCCGCGCTGCGCGAGACCATTCCGAGCCGCCCCCTCGCTGCCGGCACCGAGGAGGAAGACGCATGA